From the genome of Acropora palmata chromosome 4, jaAcrPala1.3, whole genome shotgun sequence, one region includes:
- the LOC141879804 gene encoding uncharacterized protein LOC141879804, with protein sequence MLDRFSSVPAEIRGRGPEAERAFQKAMKSGKVKVYRGRIMLLGQDRAGKTSLKKSLLGLPFDPEEESTVGVKVDMSKCELEVDEVRNWMPSKREMSEFEEELARLIVMDLRETEADDNDSTATDPNAEEVKITDELEERKDYEEPKLLSDVHEPVTDTEEKSMIVEDGQKAFSEQKPVDKNDSNDLQLNINSTILAKDVTDLVVRYLQNLQLEDDIKSEEVTLTLWDFAGQHLYYASHSVFLSGRAVYILVYNLNKNLRETAEPCVRQGINNVRLDNANNETNLDNLLSWLVSVHNIRSAAKENVAHQGKKLSYLQPPVVIVGTNLDQPFEEVNTMEQHIKESLEYKEYEQHVTAPFFAVDNKAENDEGVQKLRQRIIEILKNEPYMGEEVPLRWFKFERAVDALVAKQTFFMGLDQLLSVIRQVCQIEDRKEVTAMLNFYHDLGVIVKHGQTVVLQAQWLIDLFKQLIIVPPFDEADPSHRKWWRDLEVNGILRIALVDHVFSKFIDEGLCKQDILDMMELHGLIAKFSIATDETQDEQRYFVPTQLTSSPSALCKIEPSGCDPCPLVLHFLDGFVPHGLFPQLVSKFIHWCSENGLKETPQLFNNGSRLFIGKQVTFALILICRKRFIKIVLKTRNPSSCKSQWMNASNKMAIEVRNFIERTLDGFSRDLSWLSNLRYELSVVCTYCLECTRDLHKKTSCDQDDCLHLLRVRPGEELICLKNFCDETVSPGWEMWFEVPHTQTMEPEEDTQIADNLAESVSFRPETVSEDDVLLIAHELGPLWKKVGLVLKVPKAVISQIEANKSEVFEKCHTVLTTWQERFPYDATYPCLARALKHPAVGREDLAAKYCGLQFGKDLPMAKDY encoded by the exons ATGCTGGATAGATTCTCATCTGTACCAGCGGAAATTAGGGGCCGGGGCCCTGAGGCCGAGCGTGCTTTTCAAAAGGCCATGAAAAGTGGCAAAGTGAAAGTCTATCGCGGGCGCATCATGCTGCTTGGACAAGACCGTGCAGGAAAAACAAGCCTAAAGAAATCTCTTCTCGGTTTGCCTTTTGACCCGGAGGAAGAGAGCACTGTTGGAGTTAAAGTGGACATGTCGAAATGTGAACTCGAGGTGGATGAAGTCCGGAATTGGATGCCGAGTAAACGTGAGATGTCGGAGTTCGAAGAAGAACTTGCAAGGCTCATTGTCATGGATTTGAGAGAGACAGAAGCAGATGACAATGATTCAACCGCTACTGATCCTAATGCGGAGGAAGTGAAG ATCACTGATGAGCTAGAGGAAAGGAAAGATTACGAGGAGCCAAAGTTATTGTCAGATGTACACGAACCAGTGACCGATACGGAAGAGAAAAGCATGATTGTAGAGGATGGACAGAAAGCATTCTCTGAACAAAAGCCAGTTGACAAAAACGACAGTAACGACCTTCAATTAAATATCAATTCCACGATTTTAGCAAAAGATGTCACCGACTTAGTTGTGCGTTATTTACAAAACCTTCAACTAGAAGATGACATCAAATCTGAGGAAGTAACCTTAACTCTTTGGGATTTTGCCGGCCAGCATCTTTACTATGCTTCACATTCCGTGTTTCTGTCTGGGCGAGCAGTTTACATCTTGGTGtataatctcaataagaaCTTACGGGAAACGGCAGAGCCTTGTGTCAGACAAGGCATTAATAACGTCAGGCTGGATAATGCGAACAACGAAACCAACTTGGATAATTTGTTGTCATGGCTAGTGTCAGTCCACAACATCCGATCTGCTGCCAAGGAAAACGTTGCCCATCAAGGAAAGAAGCTGTCCTATCTACAGCCGCCAGTGGTTATCGTTGGAACAAATTTAGATCAGCCTTTCGAAGAAGTAAATACCATGGAACAGCACATCAAGGAGAGTTTAGAATACAAGGAGTATGAGCAACACGTCACAGCACCATTTTTTGCTGTCGATAATAAGGCGGAAAACGACGAAGGTGTGCAGAAGCTGCGTCAAAGAATCATAGAAATCTTAAAAAATGAACCCTACATGGGTGAAGAGGTACCGTTGAG GTGgttcaagtttgaaagagcTGTTGATGCTCTTGTGGCCAAGCAGACATTCTTCATGGGTCTTGATCAACTTCTCTCTGTTATTCGACAAGTTTGCCAAATCGAAGACCGGAAAGAAGTGACAGCCATGCTGAATTTCTATCATGATCTCGGTGTGATTGTAAAGCATGGCCAAACTGTAGTGCTGCAGGCCCAGTGGCTGATTGACCTGTTCAAGCAACTTATAATTGTGCCGCCTTTTGACGAGGCT GATCCTTCGCACAGGAAATGGTGGAGAGACCTGGAAGTAAACGGAATTCTGAGGATAGCACTAGTCGACCACGTATTTTCCAAGTTCATCGACGAAGGCCTTTGCAAACAAGATATTCTGGATATGATGGAGCTGCATGGGCTGATTGCCAAATTTTCGATTGCCACTGATGAAACCCAAGATGAACAAAGGTATTTTGTTCCGACGCAGCTAACGTCATCGCCATCAGCACTGTGCAAGATCGAGCCGTCTGGATGTGATCCGTGTCCACtggttcttcattttcttgatggTTTTGTTCCGCATGGGCTCTTTCCTCAGCTTGTGTCGAAGTTCATTCATTGGTGTTCGGAAAATGGGTTAAAAGAAACTCCACAGCTTTTCAACAATGGGTCCAGGCTTTTCATCGGAAAACAGGTCACATTTGCTCTTATCCTGATTTGCAGAAAGAGGTTCATCAAAATCGTTTTAAAGACAAGGAATCCATCTTCCTGCAAATCCCAATGGATGAATGCctcaaacaaaatggctattGAAGTTCGCAACTTCATCGAGAGAACCTTAGATGGGTTTTCACGTGACCTTTCTTGGTTAAGCAATCTTCGGTATGAGCTGAGTGTGGTGTGCACCTATTGCCTGGAATGCACGCGTGACCTTCACAAGAAGACGAGTTGTGATCAAGACGATTGCTTGCACCTCCTTAGAGTTCGTCCTGGGGAAGAACTGATTTGCCTGAAGAACTTCTGCGATGAAACAGTCAGTCCTGGATGGGAGATGTGGTTCGAAGTACCCCATACCCAG ACCATGGAACCAGAAGAGGATACTCAGATAGCAGACA ACCTAGCTGAAAGTGTGTCATTCAGGCCTGAGactgtttcagaagatgatgTTCTTCTCATTGCGCATGAGCTTGGTCCTTTATGGAAAAAGGTTGGCCTAGTGTTGAAAGTCCCGAAAGCTGTCATTAGTCAGATTGAAGCAAACAAGTCTGAAGTGTTTGAAAAATGCCATA CTGTTCTAACTACCTGGCAAGAGAGGTTCCCATATGATGCAACATATCCTTGCTTGGCACGTGCATTGAAGCATCC